The genomic DNA GAGATGTCGTGTGGTCCGGGTTTCAATTCCGGATGTTATCGATCCGATCCCGAGATTATCCACATCCTTCCGCATCACTGGCGCGTTCCGCACCCTCCGACCGCCGTCACTTCTCTCGGACCGTCCCGCCGGACAGCCCCTCCCACTCGACGCGATAGCCCAGTCTGGAGAGGGCCGCGCTCGCGTCGTCCAGCCCGTACTCGTCGAGCACCGCCTCCACCTCGGCGAGGTCCATCCCCGGTTCGATGCGGTCGGCAAGTGCCTCCAGCACGGTGGGGCGGACGAGCGTCCGGCCGACCCGCTCGTGCCCGGGGAAGGCCTTCCGCTCGACCGCAGCCGCACCGACGCCGTGGCGCGCCGCGAGCGCCGCCAGCGTGACGACGTCGTCCTCGGGGACGAGTTCGTCCGGCAGGTCGGCCGCCGCGTCCGCCAGGAGGTCGTCCTCGTAGGCCCGGAGCGCGTCGACCACGTCCTTCACCCGGACGCTCCCCCGGTAGGGGATGGCGCCCTCGGTCAGTTCCGCGACCGCCTCGCCGACGCCGAGCGACTCGTCGACGGCGACCAGCATGGTCACGTCCTCCAGTGTCTCGAGTCGCGAGAGCTTCTTCTCCACGTACGCCGGCGTCCAGAAGCCCATGATCTCGAAGAAGACGCGGAAGTCCGCGTGGTGGTAGTCGAACGCGAAGTCCGGGATGACCACGTGCGCGCCGCTGGCGAGCGGTTCGGGCTCGCGGACGAGGTCCCAGTCGAGGTCGAGCGACGCGAAGCGAGTGGCGAAGTCGCGCTCGACACCCGAGTCGTACGTCGGCTCGGCGACCGGTTCGGTGCCGGGGACCGAGAGGTCATCGTCCGTGAGGACCAGCTCCCGCTCGGTCCCGCGGTCGTCGACGGTCGCCTCGAGCCGCCACGCCGGCGCCGTCGCGACGGTCCGCAGGAGCCGGGCGAACCGGGTGCCGTAGCGCCGCGAGCGGGAGAAGGGCGCGCTCGGGCCCGTGACCACGACCTCGCGGTCGCCCGGCCCCGCGTCCCGGTCGCCCGCCGCGACACGGCGGACCTCGTACATCAGCCGGAGCCGCTTGACCGCCGAGACGAGTTCCTTCGGCTCGGCCGAGCGGACCCGGACCTCCAGCGCGTCGAACAGGGCCGTCTGCGCGAGCGAGAGGTCGTACTGTGCGACGAGCGATTCCGGGTCGTAGCGCGGGTCGAACGCGGTGAGGACCTGGCGGGACTCGAGGTCGGCGTACAGCGAGTCGGCCACGTCATCGGGCGCAGCGTCGAGCCCCTCGGCCGCTCGCGCGAGGGCGGTCTCGCGTTCGGCCCCGGTGACGACGCCGACCGCCTCCGCGGCCTCGAAGGCGGCCGCCCGCGCCCGCCGTGGCTCAACCGCCGCCCGCGTCTCGAAGGCGGCCTCCCGCTCCAGCAGTTTGGCGAACCCCCGGACCAGCTTGAAATCGCTCGTGTCGCGCTCGAGGTCGGTCAGCGCCTCGTCCAGCGTCGCCCGCTCCTCGGCGACGTGGCCCTGGTACACGCCCAGCACGCGGGCCGCGAGGTCGCTCGCGTCGGGGTCGTCACCGACGAACTGGGGGTGGTACCCACCTCCAGCGCGCGAGACGCGGAGCAGGTCCTTCGTCAGCATCCGGTCGGGTGGTCGGCGAGCGGCCGGTTAAGCGCTCCGTCGCATGGTCGGCCGCCGTCCGTCGGGCCGAGACCCCCCTCGGCAGCGACCCCGATCGTGCTAGAGGTTTACAATCCCCCGGCTGGAGAGGCCGGCCATGAGCCCACACACGGTCTCGGTCGGTATCCCCCTCGCCGGGACGGTCCTCGGGATGGCGATCATGATCCTCGGCGTCCTGCAGGGCGGCATCAACGCGACGCTGCTGGTCGGGACGCTGGTGATGATGGGTGGGATCGGCTATCTGGCGCGCGACCTCATCATCCTCGAGGAGGAGACGGAGCCGGAGACACCCCACTGACGCCGTGGCGGGCGTGCTGAGAGGTGTGCTCCGGCGACACGCCCCCGGGAACCAGTTAAGTACCTGCGTTACGCTGTGCCACGACATGGACAGCGGAGGGTGGTCATGAGCCTCGACGGTGCGAGGCTCGACCTCGACCACGTCCGGCAGGCCGTCCACGACTCCCCGGCGGCGGAGGTCGCCACGGCGGCCGGAGATCGCCCGCGGACGTACCCATTGAGTCCGTTCTACGACGAGGAGCGCGAGGCCGTGGTCGTCACCTCGCCGCCCGCGTACGCCGGGAAGGTGGACACGGTCCGGGAGAACCCGAAGCTGTCGTTGCTGTTCTACGACGCCGACGAGCCGTTCGTCCTGTACGGCCGCGGGACCGTCCGCGACGACGACCTCGAGGCGAACGCCGAGTACGTACAGGACCTCATCCGCTCGGAGCCGCCCTCGGAGAAGCGCGAGGGGTTCACGAAGACCTCCTCGGTGCTCGACTCGCGCATCGGCCGGTTCCTCTTCGGCTGGTACGCCCTCCGGCTGGTCGTGGAGGTCGAACCGGTGCGGGTCGAGCCGCTCGGCGACGCGAGGCCAGGGTCGTTGCCCCCCTGGCCGGAACAGGGCATCGACACGACGGAGGCCGAGTCCTACGACCGGCTGGCGCTGACCGTCGTCGACGAGGACGGCTGGCCGACGACGCGGACGGTCCGTGGCGTCGAGCGCCAGGGAGCGGACACCCTCGCGCTGGAGACGCCGCTGCCGGTCACGGACGGACAGTCCGCCTGCCTCCTCTGTCACTGGCACACGCCGGACCTCTCGAAGCTCGGCCAGCGGCTGTTCCGGGGCCGCGTCTCGACCACCGACGGGGCCGACCGCGTCCGCTTCGAGCCCGGTAGCTCGACATCGATGCGGAACGCGACGCTCCTCGACCGCCTGAAGTTCATCTGGACGGGCAAGCGCCGGACGCGGGCGTACTTCCGGAGACAGGAGGAACCCGGCGCCTGAGTCCGACCGGGAGGGGCGTCAGACGCCGTAGAGCACCGCGATGCCGACCGTGACCACGACCGCCAGGAGCAACTGCAGCGGGAGTCCGACCCGGGTGAAGTCGGTGAACCGGTAGCCGCCCGGCCCGTACACCATCAGGTTGGTCTGGTACCCGATGGGAGTGGCGAAGGCGGCCCCGCCGGCGAACAGGACCGCCAGCAGGAACGCGAACCCGTCGGCGCCGACCCGGGAGGCGGTGTCGACGGCGACGGGTATCATCAGGACCGTCATCGCGACCGGGGTGATGAGGGCGGCGACCAGCCCGGAGACGACGAAGACCAGTCCCAGCAGCACGAGCGTCGGGACGAAGGCGCTGACCTCCGCGAGGAGAGCCGCCACCAGCGCCGCACCCCCGGTCCGCTGGAGCGCCATCCCGAGCGGGAGGATGCCGGCCAGCAGGAAGATGACGTTCCAGGAGACGGCGTCGTACGCCTGCCGGGTGGAGAGGCAGTCGGTAACGAGCATCACGAAGACGCCGGCCAGCGCCGCGATGACGATGGGCAGCAGGTCGAGGGCGGCCACCAGCACGACCCCCGCGAGCGTCGCGAGCGCGATGGGGGTCCGGTCCGAGAGTGGCTCGGGCTCCACCTCGTCGAACCCGAGCGGACGCTTCGGCTCGCGCACCAGGGCGAGGTCGTCCGTGTCGGTGAGGTACTGCGCCGCGGCGGGCGTCGTCTGGAGCAGGAGTGTGTCACCGGCCCGGAGGCGGCGCTCGGCGAGGTCCTCGCGGAGCAGTTCCCCCTCGCGCTTGACCGCCAGGACCGTCGTATCCAGGCGCCGGGTGAGGATGCTCTCGCCGATACTGGTGCCGACGAGGTCCGAGTCCGGGAGCACGACGGCCTCGACCAGCTGTCCCCGCTCGCCCAGCAGGTCCTCCTCGGTGACGACCTCGCGGGGGAGCTGCCGGAGCGTGTATCGCTCGACGAGGCGGTTCAGGTCCCGCAACGTCGACCGGACGACCAGCGCGTCACCCGTCTCGACGATACGGTCGGTCGTCGCCGCGATGACACCCTCGCCATCGCGCTCGATGCGCAGCAGGTCCGCCCGAACCTCCTCGTCGCCATCGATGACCTCCTGGACCTCGTGGACCGACTCGCCCACGAACGGTGATTCCTCGCGGACGGTGACCAGCGAGAGGTGGTCCTCCATCTCGTAGGCCTCCGTCAGGTCCGTGTCGACGGCCACCCGCTCCGGGACGAGCCACCGGCCGACAGTCACGAGGTAGACGATACCGACGACGAGGACGACGATTCCGAGTGGCGTGAACTCGAACATCCCGATGGGGCCACGATCCAGCAGGTCGACGGCGAGGTCACTGGCGATGAGGTTGCTCGCCGTCCCGACCAGCGTGAGCTTGCCGCCCAGCATCGCGGCGAACGACAGCGGCATGAGCAGCCGCGACCGCGAGATGCCGGCCTGTTCCGCGAGGTCGGTCACCATCGGGATGAACACCGCGACGACGGGCGTGTTGTTGACGAAACCCGCCGAGAGACCGGTCGTGGAGACCGTGGCCGCCAGCACGCGCCGCTCCTCACCACCCGTGATCCGGCCCAGGAAGAGCCCAAGTCGCTCGACGATACCGGTCCGCTGGACCCCCTCGCTGAGGATGTACATCGCCAGGACGGTGAGCGTCGCGGCGCTCCCGAACCCCGACAGGGCCTCGGCGGGCGAGACCTGCGTGAGCGGTTCGAGGACGGCCAGTGCGACCAGGATTCCGATGGCGGTCACGTCGGGCGGGAGTTTCTCCGAGACGAACAGCGCCAGTGCCGCGAACACGAGGCCGAACGTCACGGCCATCCCCGTCGTCACTGGCGGCAGTGCCATACCAGGTCGGCGACGGCCCCCGACAAAACGATTTGCCCTGTTCCTCCATTCGAGGCGGAGCGGACCGCCTCACCGACGACGGCGGGCGACCCGTTCCTCTGCGGTCTCCTCGGTGACGAGTTCGTAGAGGAGTGCCCGCCCACCGTCCGCCTTCGGCCGGAGCACCCGGCCGAGCCGCTGTGTGAACTCGCGCTCGCTCCCGCTCCCCGAGAGCACCACGGCGACGTTCGCGTCCGGCACGTCGACGCCCTCGTCGAGGACGTTGGCGGTCACGACGCGCGAGTAATCGCCCGCGCGGAACCTCTCGAGGATCTCCCGGCGCTCGGGGGCCGCGGTCTCGTGCGTGATGGCGGGCATCAGGAACCGCTCCGAGAGGCGGTAGACGAGGTCCGTGTACGCGGTGAACACGATGACGCGGTCCCCGCGATGACGGTCCAACACGCGCTCCAGCTCGCGCACCTTGTTCTCGGCGTTCATCATCACCTCGCGGGCGCGCTGCTTGGCGAGCAGCGCCTCCCGGGCCCGGGGGTCGTTGCCGGAGCGCTTGACCAGTTCCTGGTAGTCGCTGCCCGAGCGCAACTGGATACCCGACTGCGCGAGGTAGTCCGTGAAGGTGCCCTGGAACTCCTCGTAGCGTTCGCGCTCCCCGGGCGTGAGTTCGACCGCGACCCGCTTGATGTCGAAGTCCGCGAGGTGGTCGCCGGCGAGGTCATCGGCCGAGAGCCGGTGGACCACGGGCCCGACCAGCTCCTCGATGACCTCGTGGGCGCCGTCGGGTCGCTCGAAGGTGGCGGTCAGTCCCATCCGGGCGGGCGCCGCCAGCAGGCGGGCGATGTCGCGGTACCCCTCGCCGCCCAGGTGGTGGACCTCGTCGAAGACGACCAGTTCGAACCGACCACCGAGTTCGTCCGCCCGGAGGTAGGCCGAGTCGTAGGTGGAGACGGTGATATCCTCGACGCGCTGTTCGCCGCCGCCGAGGCGGCCGACCGGTACGTCGAACTCCGCAGCGAGTTCGCGCTCCCACTGGTCCAGCAGGTCGATAGTCGGGACGACCACGAGCGTCGGCGCCGACCGGGCGGCGATGGCCGCGATGGCGACGACGGTCTTCCCGCTCCCGGTCGGGAGTTCGAGCACCCCGCGACAGTCGGCGTCGCGCCACGCGTCCAGCGCGTCCCGCTGGTAGTCCCGGAGCTCGTAGGCGGTCGTCAGGTCGGGGAGGTCGGCGGGCGCGAGAACCGAATCCACCACCGCCACGTCCCGCTCGGCGAGGGCGTCCCGGAGGTCCGCGTAGCGATGGGCGGGCGCACGCCACGACTCCGAGCGGTCGTCGTAGGTGACGCCGGGGAGGTCCGCGACGACGGACTCGGGACCGCGGAGCAGGACGGTCCCCTCGTCGAAGTGCAGACGGACGGTGTCGGCGTCGGTCACGTCAGGCGGTCCGTGACGGGACGTGTTGAATCCGGCGGGGTGGCTGCGTCGGAATACGAACGATATTACCGGGCCAAAAGACAACCATGCAGATTATTTCGGGTATAGTTGACTAAAATGGCTGATACTCCCGTTCACATCGGGTCAGACAACCAGTCGACCCGGTACCTACGTAGTAGCCGACCTCCGTGATGAACAGGAGGACCGTCGCCCCGAGGACGGCCCAGACGACCGTCGCAACGCTCTGCGGGACGGCCATCCTGACCGCGGGGAGCTCCACGACGGCGAAGACCAATGCGTACCCGGCGATGATGACTGCCAGTTCGAGCGCGATTCGGGAGCGGGGTCGCATGCCGGGGGGGCTGCGGTGCCTGCGGAATACGGGTTCCCCACGCCGGTTCTACAACCCTTATCCGCTACCGTCGCCAACCCCGAGCCATGAGCGAGAAGGACGCCGCGGCCGACGGCGAGGACGCGGCGGACATCGACGGAGCAGTCGAGGACGACGCCCCCACGGACGTCGAAGCCGACGAGGACCTCGTGGCCCGGGTCGAGGAATCCGACCCGGAGACCATCGCCCGCGAGATCGCCTCGCTCCGGTCGGCCCGCCACGATGCCGAGGACGCCGCCGCGGAGTACGAGGAACGGGTAGAGGAGCTCGAGGAGAAACTCAAGCGCAAGCAGGCGGAGTTCCAGAACTTCAAGAAGCGGATGGAGCGCAAGCAGGAGGAGCAGAAGGCCCGCGCCACGGAGGAACTCGTCGAGCGCCTGCTCGACGTGCGGAACAACCTCGTCCGGGCGCTCGAGCAGGACGAGGACGCGGATATCCGTGGCGGGGTGCGGACGACGCTGGACCAGTTCGACCGCGTGCTCGACGCCGAGAACGTGGTCGCCATCGAGCCGGAGCCGGGCGAGGAGGTCGACCCGCAGCGCCACGAGGTGCTGATGCGCGTCGACAGCGACCAGCCGGAGGGGACCGTCGACGAACTCCACCGACCGGGCTACGAGATGGCCGAGAAGGTGCTGCAGGCCGCACAGGTGACCGTCTCCGACGGCGCGGACGAGTAGCGACCGGCGACGACAGCGATCCGGCGCCCCCCGAGTCCGTCTGGTCGACGGGCCACCCACCGGGGCCACCCTTTTGCGGCCAGCCCGCCCACGCTCGGGTGATGAGGGACTGCGGCCATCGCCGGCTCCGGCGAGGACCAGGGGCCCGACCGTGAGCGGGGCCGCCCCGCTCCGGGTGATGACGTACAACGTCCGGTACGCCGCGCTGGACGACGGCCCGCGGGCGTGGGAGCACCGCCGGGATGCGGTGGCATCCACGGCCCGGGTCCACCGGCCGGACGTGCTCTGTCTGCAGGAGGTCTGGCAGGACCAGCTCCCCGACCTGCGCGAGCGACTGCCCGGGTACGAGTGGGCCGCCGAGCGCCAGCGGACGGGCGAACACACGCCAGTCGGCTACCTGCCGGATCGGCTGGCCGTCGAGGGGATGGACGTCTTCGCGCTGGCTCCCGACCCGGAGGACATCGGCACGGTCGCATGGGACGCCGCTGTCCCGCGGGTGGCGACCGAGGTCCGGTTCCGCGACCGACGCGGGGACGCGACGTTCGACCTCGTCAACGTCCACTTCGACCACGCGGGCGCGCTGGCACGTCGCGAGAGCGCACGCCTCGTGCGCGAGCGCCTGGCCGGGAGCCGTGCGTTGCTCGTGGGGGACCTCAACGCCCGCCCGGCGTCCGACCCGTACCGCTCGCTCGTCGGGCATCCCGGGCCGTTCGCCGACGCCAGACTGGTGGCGGAGACACGGTTCGGCCCCGGGGAGACGTTCGTGGGCTTCGCCGGGGAGGGTGTCGAGGACGGGACGGAGTTCGCCCCGACGACCGGCAAGCGCATCGACTACGTCCTCGTCCGTGGCTTCGATGTCGACCTCTACGCGACCGTCGCCGACGTGGATGCGACCTGGCGCCATGCCTCCGACCACCTGCCCGTCGTGGCCGATTTGCGGCCGGCGATCCCGGACTGACCCGCGCCGGGTCCCGGACGACGCGCTTGTGATGCGCTTCTGTTTGTACGTATCGGTCGCGGCTGAATGGTGAACACGAAACCGCAAGCGGGCGACGGGGTCGCTACGAGGCGAATCGACCCGATTCAGCAAGGCTTAACGGCGCAAGACTGCTACTCCAGTCCAACAATGGCGAGCAACAAGATCCTCGGCATCGACCTGGGGACCACCAACTCCGCGTTCGCAGTGATGGAAGGTGGCGACCCGGAGATCATCGCGAACGCCGAGGGCGACCGCACCACCCCCTCCGTGGTAGCGTTCACCGACGACGGCGAGCGGCTCGTCGGCAAGCCCGCGAAGAACCAGGCCGTCCAGAACCCCGAGCGGACCATCCAGTCCATCAAGCGGCACATGGGCGAGGACGGCTACACGGTCGACATCGAGGGCGAGGAGTACACGCCGGAGCAGATCTCGGCGATGATCCTCCAGAAGATCAAGCGCGACGCCGAGGAGTACCTCGGCGACGAGGTCGAGAAGGCCGTCATCACGGTCCCCGCGTACTTCAGCGACCGCCAGCGCCAGGCGACGAAGGACGCCGGCGAGATCGCCGGCTTCGAGGTCGAGCGCATCATCAACGAGCCGACGGCCGCGTCGATGGCGTACGGCCTCGACGACGAGTCCGACCAGACCGTCCTCGTCTACGACCTCGGCGGGGGGACCTTCGACGTCTCCATCCTCGACCTGGGCGGCGGCGTCTACGAGGTCGTCGCCACGAACGGGGACAACGACCTCGGCGGCGACGACTGGGACCAGGCGCTCATCGACCACCTCGCCGACGAGTTCCAGAGCGAACACGGCATCGACCTCCGCGAGGACCGGCAGGCGCTCCAGCGGCTCAAGGACGCCGCCGAGGAGGCGAAGATCGAGCTCTCCAACCGGAAGGAGGCAACCGTCACGCTCCCGTTCATCGCGGCCGACGACGACGGACCGAAGGACCTTGAGGAGACCATCACCCGCGCGAAGTTCGAGTCGCTCACCTCGGACCTACTCGACCGGACGGTCGGCCCGACGGAGCAGGCCCTCTCGGACGCCGGGTACGACAAGGGCGACATCGACGAGGTCCTCCTCGTCGGCGGGTCGACCCGGATGCCGCAGGTCCGCGAGAAGGTCGAGGAGATGACCGGACAGGACCCGCGCAAGTCCGTCAATCCGGACGAGGCCGTCGCGCTGGGTGCGGCCATCCAGGGTGGCGTCCTCTCGGGCGACGTGGACGACATCGTCCTGCTGGACGTGACGCCGCTCTCGCTCGGTATCGAGGTGAAGGGTGGCCTGTTCGAGCGGCTCATCGAGAAGAACACCACCATCCCGACCGAGGAGTCGAAGATCTTCACGACCGCGGCGGACAACCAGACGATGGTCAACGTCCGCGTCTTCCAGGGTGAGCGGGAGATGGCCGAGAGCAACGAGCTGCTCGGCGAGTTCCAGCTCACCGGCATCCCGCCCGCGCCGGCCGGCACGCCCCAGATCGAGGTGACGTTCAACATCGACGAGAACGGCATCGTCAACGTCGAGGCCGAGGACAAGGGCTCGGGCAACAAGGAGGACATCACCATCGAGGGCGGCGCGGGCCTCTCCGACGACCAGATCGAGCAGATGCAGGAGGAGGCCGAGGAGCACGCCGAGGAGGACCAGAAGCGCCGCGAGTTCGTCGAGACGCGCAACGACGCCGAGTCGGCCGTCCAGCGTGCCGAGACGCTGCTCGACGAGAACGAGGAGGAGATCGACGACGACCTCCGGGGCGACATCGAGGCCGAGATGGAGCGCGTCGAGGACGCCCTCGACGAGTACGAGGACGTCGAGTTCGAGGAGATCGACGAGGCCACGGAGGCCCTGGAGTCGGCGACCGAGAGCCTGACCCAGGAGCTGCAGGAGATCGGCAAGCAGATGTACCAGCAGCAGGCCCAGGCCGGCGCCGGCGGTGCCGGTGCTGGCGCCGCGGGCGCCGGTCCGGGCGGCATGGGCGGCGGCCCCGGCGGCATGGGTGGCGGTCCGGGCGGTGCCGGCCCCGGCGCCGAGGCCGACGACGAGGAGTACGTCGACGCCGACTTCGAGGACGTTGACGAAAACGACGAAAACTGAGTCGTTTTCGTCAGCCCGTCGGACTACGTCCGACGACGTCGACGACGACGAGGAGTAGCTGGTCAGTTCGCGGCGGTCAGCCCCCGATACTTTTGCGACGGTGGCTCCTTGTTCCCACATGAGCGACACGGGTGGGGATGAACTGACCGAGTCCGAGCGCGAGCTCATCCGGCAGCTGGACGACGCGCGGGTCGTCGAGATGCTGGAGACCGAGGGGAGCCTGACCGATTCGGACGCGGACCGGACCCGTGTGCAGAAACAGCTGCTCGACGACCTCGGGTTGTTCGACATCGATCCGGCGGAGTACGATCTCTCGGATGCCCTCCGGAACCGTATCGAGCACCTGCGGTACGTCAACGTCGAGGGCACGGCCCAGCGGGAGCCGTCGGCAGCGGTCAGGCGGGAGGTGGCCGAGCGGCTCCGCGAACTCGGCTACGAGCCATCACCATCCGACGACGACGGCCAGTAGGGGTCTCCCTGCGACTCAGACAGTCCACTCGCCATCGATGATCGCAAGCGCCCGCTCGGCCTGCGCCGGGACGCCCTCGCCCATCCGCTCGTACATCGGGTCGTCGACGCCACCCCGCAGGTAGCGGGCGTAGAACATCTCCCCGAGCGCGGCCATCTTGAACGCCGCGAGCGCCAGGTAGAAGCGCCGGTTCTCGAACTCACGGCCGCTCCGCCGCTCGTACCGCGCGACGAACTCGGTGCGCGTGGGGTAGTCCCCGTGGGCCAGGAACGACGGGGCGAACCGCTCGTCGGCGACGACATCCGTGCCGCCGTCGGGTGCCATCTCGTCCGGCCAGAAGTGGAGCGCGTACCCGAGGTCGGCGAGCGGGTCGCCCAGCGTCGACATCTCCCAGTCGAAGACGCCGGCGATGTGGGGCTCATCGTCGGGCGCGAACATCACGTTGTCGAGCTTGTAGTCGCCGTGGACGAGCGCGTGGTCGCTCTCCCCGGGCACGTTCTCGGCGAGCCAGGAGCCGACCTCGTACAGCTCGGGCACCTCGCGTTCCTCGCTCGTGGTGTCGACCGCCCAGATGACCGCCTCCTGGAACCGCTCGACCTGACGTTCGAGGTAGCCCTCCGGGTAGCCGAAGTCGCCGGCCACGAGGCCGACGGCGTCGTAGTCCACGTCGTGGACGGCCACGAGCGCGTCCACGAAGGCGTCCGCGAGCGCCTCCCGTCGCGTGGGCGTGGCGAACCGTTCGGGCTCCTCCGTGTAGATGACGTCGCCGGCGACGCGGTCCATGACGTAGAACGGGGCGCCGAGGATGGATTCATCGTCGCACGACGCGACGGTCGGCGCGACCGGCACAGCCGTCCCCTGGAGCGCGTCGAGGATGCGATACTCGCGGAGCACGTCGTGGGCGGTGTCGGCGGTCTCGTCCGGCGGCGGCCGGCGGACGACGAGTTCCCGGTCGCCCCACGTCACGAACAACGTCTCGTTGGAGTAGCCCCCGCCCTCGCCCGTCACGTCGAGCGAGTCGGCGGGACCGACCTCGCGGTCGAGGAAGGACGACAGCGCCGCCGTATCGAGGGCCGAATCGGCCGGGTCGGACATGGCACTGAGGCCGGGTGGAACGGGCAAATAGCTTCCCCCGGAGCGGTCCGTGGCTCCGGGAGCGGCGGCTCAGTCCGCGATTCCCTCCCGCTCCCGCAGACTCTGGCGGCGCACCTTCCCGGTCGTCGTCCGGGGGAGTTCGTCCACGAACTCCACCTCGCGGGGATACTCGTACTTCGCCAGGCGGTCCTTCACGTGGTCCATCAGCGCCGAGCGGAGGTCGTCGCTCGCCGCCTGCCCGTCCGCGAGCACGACGAACGCCTTCGGGATCTCGCCGCGCTCCTCGTGGGGCACACCGATGACGGCGGCGTCGGCGACGGCGTCGTGGCTGGCCAGCGAGTCCTCGATCTCCTCCGGGCCGATGCGGTAGCCCGAGGAGATGATGACGTCGTCCTTCCGGGCCTCGAACGAGAAGTAGCCGTCCTCGTCGACCGTGCCCAGGTCCTCGGTGAGGAGCCAGCCGTTCTGCACCTTCCCGGCGGTCTTCTCGGGCTTGTTCCAGTACTCCTTGAAGCAGATGGGGTTACCCTCGTAGCGGATGGCGATCTCGCCGACCTCCCCCGGTTCGACGGTCGGCTCCGCGGTCTCCGGGTCGACGACGGTGACCTCGTAGCCGGGTGTGGCCAGGCCCATGCTCCCGGGACGTTTCTCGGCCAGGGTGGCGTTCTCTACGACGGCCACGTTGGCCTCCGTCTGGCCGTACCCCTCGTGGACGAGCGCGCCGCCGAAGGTGTCCTCGGCCCACTCGGCGACGGACTCGCCCAGCGACTCGCCGCCGCTGCCGATGACCCGGAGCGAGTCCACGTCGTACCCCTCGCTCGGTACCTGCATCATGAACCGGAGCGCGGTCGGCGGGAGGAACGCCATGGTGATGTCGTAGCGGTCGAGCAGGTCGAACGCCGTCGCGGGGTCGAACTCGCCGCCGTGGTGGGCCAGCACCGGCCGGCCGTAGAACAGCGCCGTGAAGACGATGTTGAACAGCGAGGCGATCCACGCCCACTCGGCCGGCGTCCAGAACCGTGTCCCCTCGCCGAACTCGAAGTTCCCGACCGTCTGGATGCCCGGCAGGTGCCCCAGCAGCACCCGGTGGGCGTGCCGGACGCCCTTCGGGTCGCCCGTCGTCCCGGAGGTGTAGATGAGCAGGGCGTCGTCCTCGGCGTCGGTCTCGACGGCCTCGTGGTCGGGGGACCGGTCGGCCACGGCGTCGTCGTATGAGCGCTCGTCGTCCTCCGGGTCGCCGTCGACGACGAGCACCGACTGGAGGCCGATGTCGTAGTCCGCCCGGGCCCGCCGGAGCGCGTCGACGTTGCTCCCGTCGACGATGCAGGCGTTCGCGTCGGCGTCGGCCAGCCGATAGCCGACGCCGTCCGGGCCGAACAGCGTCGACAGCGGGACCGAGACGGCCCCCAGTTTCCACGCGGCGACGTGAGCGATGGCGGCCTCGGGCTTCTGTGGCAGGTTCACGCCGACCCGGTCGCCCCGCGCGACACCGCTGGCCGCGAGGTGGTTGGCGAGGCGACTCGCCGCGGCCTCGAACTCCGCGAAGGTGTAGGTCCCCTGCTCGCCGGACTCACCCTCGACGAACAGCGCCGTCGCATCGGGCGTCTCCTC from Haloglomus litoreum includes the following:
- a CDS encoding endonuclease/exonuclease/phosphatase family protein produces the protein MSGAAPLRVMTYNVRYAALDDGPRAWEHRRDAVASTARVHRPDVLCLQEVWQDQLPDLRERLPGYEWAAERQRTGEHTPVGYLPDRLAVEGMDVFALAPDPEDIGTVAWDAAVPRVATEVRFRDRRGDATFDLVNVHFDHAGALARRESARLVRERLAGSRALLVGDLNARPASDPYRSLVGHPGPFADARLVAETRFGPGETFVGFAGEGVEDGTEFAPTTGKRIDYVLVRGFDVDLYATVADVDATWRHASDHLPVVADLRPAIPD
- the dnaK gene encoding molecular chaperone DnaK encodes the protein MASNKILGIDLGTTNSAFAVMEGGDPEIIANAEGDRTTPSVVAFTDDGERLVGKPAKNQAVQNPERTIQSIKRHMGEDGYTVDIEGEEYTPEQISAMILQKIKRDAEEYLGDEVEKAVITVPAYFSDRQRQATKDAGEIAGFEVERIINEPTAASMAYGLDDESDQTVLVYDLGGGTFDVSILDLGGGVYEVVATNGDNDLGGDDWDQALIDHLADEFQSEHGIDLREDRQALQRLKDAAEEAKIELSNRKEATVTLPFIAADDDGPKDLEETITRAKFESLTSDLLDRTVGPTEQALSDAGYDKGDIDEVLLVGGSTRMPQVREKVEEMTGQDPRKSVNPDEAVALGAAIQGGVLSGDVDDIVLLDVTPLSLGIEVKGGLFERLIEKNTTIPTEESKIFTTAADNQTMVNVRVFQGEREMAESNELLGEFQLTGIPPAPAGTPQIEVTFNIDENGIVNVEAEDKGSGNKEDITIEGGAGLSDDQIEQMQEEAEEHAEEDQKRREFVETRNDAESAVQRAETLLDENEEEIDDDLRGDIEAEMERVEDALDEYEDVEFEEIDEATEALESATESLTQELQEIGKQMYQQQAQAGAGGAGAGAAGAGPGGMGGGPGGMGGGPGGAGPGAEADDEEYVDADFEDVDENDEN
- a CDS encoding phosphotransferase family protein gives rise to the protein MSDPADSALDTAALSSFLDREVGPADSLDVTGEGGGYSNETLFVTWGDRELVVRRPPPDETADTAHDVLREYRILDALQGTAVPVAPTVASCDDESILGAPFYVMDRVAGDVIYTEEPERFATPTRREALADAFVDALVAVHDVDYDAVGLVAGDFGYPEGYLERQVERFQEAVIWAVDTTSEEREVPELYEVGSWLAENVPGESDHALVHGDYKLDNVMFAPDDEPHIAGVFDWEMSTLGDPLADLGYALHFWPDEMAPDGGTDVVADERFAPSFLAHGDYPTRTEFVARYERRSGREFENRRFYLALAAFKMAALGEMFYARYLRGGVDDPMYERMGEGVPAQAERALAIIDGEWTV
- a CDS encoding acyl-CoA synthetase, with the translated sequence MATTERLDSYQFHEHEWESFDELRDWFEWEVPDRFNMAAYVCDRWAEETPDATALFVEGESGEQGTYTFAEFEAAASRLANHLAASGVARGDRVGVNLPQKPEAAIAHVAAWKLGAVSVPLSTLFGPDGVGYRLADADANACIVDGSNVDALRRARADYDIGLQSVLVVDGDPEDDERSYDDAVADRSPDHEAVETDAEDDALLIYTSGTTGDPKGVRHAHRVLLGHLPGIQTVGNFEFGEGTRFWTPAEWAWIASLFNIVFTALFYGRPVLAHHGGEFDPATAFDLLDRYDITMAFLPPTALRFMMQVPSEGYDVDSLRVIGSGGESLGESVAEWAEDTFGGALVHEGYGQTEANVAVVENATLAEKRPGSMGLATPGYEVTVVDPETAEPTVEPGEVGEIAIRYEGNPICFKEYWNKPEKTAGKVQNGWLLTEDLGTVDEDGYFSFEARKDDVIISSGYRIGPEEIEDSLASHDAVADAAVIGVPHEERGEIPKAFVVLADGQAASDDLRSALMDHVKDRLAKYEYPREVEFVDELPRTTTGKVRRQSLREREGIAD